GCCATCGCACGCGGCGTGATGCAGGCGCACGGCGGCAACGCCACGTTGGCGCCGGCCGCCGCCGGTACCACGGGGGCGCGCTTCATACTGCGCATGCCCATCGACGAAAGGGTGCCCACGCCATGAGCCGCGTCAAGATCCTGCTGGTCGACGATGAGCCGGCCATCCATCGCTTCCTGCAGCCGACCCTGACGGCCGCCGGCTACGATGTCGTTGCCGCGACCACCGGCCGCCAGGCGATCCTTCTGGCGGCCACGCAGCACCCCGACATGATCGTTCTGGATCTGGGGCTGCCCGACATGGATGGGAAATCCGTGATCGCACAGTTGCGCGGCTGGACGACCCTGCCCATCGTCATCCTGTCTGCGCGCGACCGCGAGGCCGAGAAGATCGAGGCATTGGACCTCGGGGCCGACGATTTCGTCAACAAGCCGTTCGGGATCGGCGAGCTCATGGCGCGTATCCGGACGGCGCTGCGACATAGCGCGACGCGTCCGGAGGAAGCGCCGCTCCTGAAGCTCGACGATCTCGTCGTCGATCTGCCGCGCCATCGGGTGACCAGCATGGGAGCGGAGGTGAAGCTGACCCCGCGCGAGTTCGCTTTGCTGGCCTACCTCGTGCGGCATGCGGGCAAGGTGCTGACGCATCGGCAGATATTGAAGCATGTGTGGGGTGTCGCACACGAGAGCGACGTGCAGTATCTGCGCGTCTATATCGGTCAGTTGCGCGCCAAGCTGGAGGCCGATCCGGCAACCCCATCCATCATCATGACGGAGCCGGGTGTGGGCTACAGGGTGGCCGAGCCGAAGCCGAGCCACCCTTGATACTACCGCGTCAGGCGGTGGCGCGACTGGCCTGCATCGGCGCACCGCGATTGGCGAACATGGCCGCAAGGACGACGGCGAGCCAGGCTGCCGCAAGAACCCACCAAATGCCGCCGGAGATGAGGGCCATGCCGACAAGGCCCGCCTGCAAGGTATAATAGGACATCGGTATCAGCGTCATGCGGATGATGTCGCCCTCCCGGTCCGTCAGGCCCACCACGGCGCTGGCCGCGACCACATTGTGCACGCAGATCATGTTGCCGGCCGCGCCGCCCACCGCCTGCAGCGTGACGACCGCGATGGTGCCGAGGCCGGTCAGGCCGATCTGCTCCGCCGCCGAGAACTGGAACAGCGAGAACATCATGTTGGACACGGTGTTGGAGCCGGCGATGAACGCGCCCATCGCGCCGATCAGCGGTGCGAAGAGCGGCCAGAGAGAGCCGGTGACGGTGGCGATGGTTTCCGCCAGCACCAGTGGCATCGATTGAAGGTCTCCCCGGCCGGTGCTCAGGAACACCTGCACCATCGGAACGGCGATCAGCAGCGCCGGAGCTGCCGCAACCATGGTGCGCGCCGAATTGCTCCACGCCCGGCCATACGCCTTGCTGCTCATGCCGAAGATGAAGAAGGCGATAAGCGACGTCAGGATCATGATCGATCCCGGCGAATACAGAAGCTGAGCGCTGGCATCGATGCCCGAGCCTAAGATGTCGGTGAGGGAAAGGGTTGCCGCCGCCGATGTCAGAGCCTCCTTCAGCGGGGCGATGGTGCGCGTGGCAACCAGCAGCGCGGCGATGACCACATAGGGCGACCATGCCCGCAACAGGCCGATCTGTGCGCCCTCGCCACTTTTGGCGGTTCCCAGCTCGGACGGTGTCATGGAGCCGAACCAGCTTTCGTTCCACCCTGCGCGCTTGGGAAACTCGAAGGTGGTCTTCGGCAGCAGGAAGCCGCGCCGGGCGGCGGGGATGACGATCAGGAGGCCAAGAAGGCCACCCAGGAGCGACGGGAATTCCGGCCCCAGCAGCAGCGCGACAAGATAATAGGGCACCGCAAAGGCGAAGCCGCCGAACAGGGCGAAGGGCCAGATGGCGAAACCTTCGCGGAAGGATCGGTTTTCGCCGAAGAAGCGCGTCATCATGCCCACCATGATCAGCGGGATGATGAACCCGACCAGCGCATGGACCAACGCCACATTGGCCGCCACCTGCACGATGTATTCCGGCAGGCCCATGGGGGCGATGCTGGCAGCGACGCCTTCGTTGTTGGCCAGCCCCGTATGAACGCCGACCAACATAGGGGTGCCGACCGCACCGAAGGATACCGGCGTCGACTGGATGATGAGCGTGACCAGAACCGCCGCCATCGCGGGGAAGCCGATGGCCACCAACAGGGGCGCTGCCACGGCGGCCGGCGTACCGAAGCCGGAGGCGCCTTCGATCATGGAACCGAACAGCCAGGCGATGATGACCGCCTGAACCCTCCTGTCGGGCGATAGATCGGTAAAGCCCTGCCGGATCGCGCGGACCGCGCCGCTTTCCTGCACGGTCTGCAGCACGAGGATGGCGCCGAAGATGATGAACAGCAGCGTCAGCGCGGTGACGAGGCCGTTCACGGTTGCGCCGCCGACGACGGAAAAGTCGAGCCCCCATACCGCAACCGCCAGAACGACGGTCACCAGATATGCGACCAGCATCGACAGCTTCGCCGAGCGCCGCATGATGACAAGCAGAACGAGAACGATGGCGATCGGCAGAAGCGCCATGATGAATAACGCGGATTGCGGCAACAGAATCCCCTCCCAGGACTGAAATGCTGAGCAATCCTTGCAGATTCCGATTACCGATCCGAACTTTCCCGGCTCACATTTACTTGAG
This genomic window from Aureimonas sp. OT7 contains:
- a CDS encoding response regulator; translated protein: MSRVKILLVDDEPAIHRFLQPTLTAAGYDVVAATTGRQAILLAATQHPDMIVLDLGLPDMDGKSVIAQLRGWTTLPIVILSARDREAEKIEALDLGADDFVNKPFGIGELMARIRTALRHSATRPEEAPLLKLDDLVVDLPRHRVTSMGAEVKLTPREFALLAYLVRHAGKVLTHRQILKHVWGVAHESDVQYLRVYIGQLRAKLEADPATPSIIMTEPGVGYRVAEPKPSHP
- a CDS encoding L-lactate permease codes for the protein MALLPIAIVLVLLVIMRRSAKLSMLVAYLVTVVLAVAVWGLDFSVVGGATVNGLVTALTLLFIIFGAILVLQTVQESGAVRAIRQGFTDLSPDRRVQAVIIAWLFGSMIEGASGFGTPAAVAAPLLVAIGFPAMAAVLVTLIIQSTPVSFGAVGTPMLVGVHTGLANNEGVAASIAPMGLPEYIVQVAANVALVHALVGFIIPLIMVGMMTRFFGENRSFREGFAIWPFALFGGFAFAVPYYLVALLLGPEFPSLLGGLLGLLIVIPAARRGFLLPKTTFEFPKRAGWNESWFGSMTPSELGTAKSGEGAQIGLLRAWSPYVVIAALLVATRTIAPLKEALTSAAATLSLTDILGSGIDASAQLLYSPGSIMILTSLIAFFIFGMSSKAYGRAWSNSARTMVAAAPALLIAVPMVQVFLSTGRGDLQSMPLVLAETIATVTGSLWPLFAPLIGAMGAFIAGSNTVSNMMFSLFQFSAAEQIGLTGLGTIAVVTLQAVGGAAGNMICVHNVVAASAVVGLTDREGDIIRMTLIPMSYYTLQAGLVGMALISGGIWWVLAAAWLAVVLAAMFANRGAPMQASRATA